A part of Numenius arquata chromosome 2, bNumArq3.hap1.1, whole genome shotgun sequence genomic DNA contains:
- the SLC35E3 gene encoding solute carrier family 35 member E3 → MGWIPAQGRLAAGLLVNLAASICIVFLNKWLYVRLGFPNLSLTLVHFAITWLGLYLCQALGAFSPKSLQPAQVLPLALSFCGFVVFTNLSLQSNTIGTYQLAKAMTTPVIVVIQSLAYGKTFPLRIKLTLVPITLGVFLNSYYDVKFNLLGMAFATLGVLVTSLYQVWVGAKQHELQVNSMQLLYYQAPMSSAMLLFIIPFFEPVFGEGGIFGPWTLSAVIMVLLSGIIAFMVNLSIYWIIGNTSPVTYNMFGHFKFCITLLGGCLLFKDPLSVNQGLGILCTLLGILAYTHFKLSEQESNKSKLVQRP, encoded by the exons ATGGGGTGGATACCGGCGCAGGGTCGCCTGGCGGCGGGGCTGCTGGTGAACCTGGCGGCTTCCATCTGCATCGTCTTCCTGAACAAGTGGCTGTACGTGCGGCTGGGCTTCCCCAACCTCAGCCTCACCCTGGTGCACTTCGCCATCACCTGGCTCGGCCTCTACCTCTGCCAGGCGCTCGGCGCCTTCTCCCCCAAGAGCCTGCAGCCCGCCCAGGTGCTGCCTTTAGCCCTCAGCTTCTGCGGCTTCGTCGTCTTCACCAACCTCTCCCTGCAGAGCAACACCATCGGCACCTACCAGCTGGCCAAGGCCATGACCACGCCGGTCATCGTGGTCATCCAGAGCCTGGCTTACGGAAAGACCTTCCCGCTCCGGATCAAGCTCACTCTG GTCCCCATCACGCTGGGCGTCTTCCTCAACTCCTACTACGACGTGAAGTTCAACCTCCTCGGGATGGCCTTCGCCACTTTGGGCGTCCTGGTGACCTCCCTCTACCAAGTG TGGGTAGGAGCGAAGCAGCATGAGTTGCAGGTAAACTCTATGCAGTTGCTGTACTATCAGGCACCAATGTCCTCAGCCATGTTGCTGTTCATCATACCCTTCTTCGAGCCAGTCTTTGGAGAAGGAGGAATATTTGGGCCCTGGACTCTTTCTGCTGTG ATAATGGTACTGCTGTCTGGAATAATAGCCTTTATGGTAAACTTGTCCATTTACTGGATCATTGGAAATACGTCACCTGTCAC GTATAACATGTTTGGACATTTCAAGTTCTGCATCACCCTCCTGGGAGGGTGCCTCTTGTTTAAGGATCCACTGTCTGTTAATCAAGGCCTTGGGATTCTGTGCACGTTGCTGGGCATTTTGGCTTACACCCACTTCAAGCTTAGCGAGCAGGAGAGCAATAAGAGTAAATTGGTTCAGCGTCCGTAA